A genome region from Hymenobacter tibetensis includes the following:
- a CDS encoding SDR family oxidoreductase, whose protein sequence is MRELEPAPATAQTVAWPPPVKGPARGLFAGQVAIVTGSESGIGRETARALCQQGVAVVLNGRHAQRLAQTLREFELAGFAVTSSLTDVTDYAACEELVAVAVQTFGRLDILVTNASISQRAYFADMHPDVFRQVLDSNVYGTVYPLKAALPHLTRTRGSVTFISSISALNGMPSGSAYCAGKAAVANLSHTLRLELAHTGIHFGVVHIGFTQNDPDKRVLDAAGQPVPIAHRPPRWQKSQAEVAAIILTHIRRRRQRTIISALGRLIVLVHTYLPRLGDWIVLTTTRRLRHFYE, encoded by the coding sequence ATGCGTGAGTTAGAACCAGCCCCCGCCACGGCGCAGACTGTAGCATGGCCTCCGCCCGTAAAAGGGCCAGCCCGTGGCTTATTCGCAGGTCAAGTGGCTATTGTCACCGGTTCCGAGTCGGGCATCGGCCGCGAAACGGCCCGGGCCCTGTGCCAGCAAGGGGTGGCCGTGGTGCTCAACGGCCGCCATGCCCAACGCCTGGCCCAGACGCTCCGCGAGTTCGAACTAGCCGGCTTTGCCGTAACCAGTAGCCTCACCGACGTGACCGACTATGCGGCGTGCGAGGAGTTGGTGGCGGTGGCGGTGCAGACCTTCGGACGGTTGGATATCTTGGTTACCAACGCTAGCATCTCGCAACGGGCCTACTTTGCCGACATGCACCCCGACGTGTTTCGGCAGGTACTCGACAGTAACGTATACGGCACAGTGTACCCGCTCAAAGCTGCCTTGCCGCACCTGACCCGCACGCGGGGTAGCGTCACGTTTATTTCTTCTATTTCGGCGCTGAATGGTATGCCCAGCGGCTCGGCTTATTGTGCCGGTAAAGCTGCCGTGGCCAACCTTTCCCACACCTTACGGTTAGAGTTGGCACACACGGGTATTCATTTCGGCGTCGTACACATTGGCTTCACGCAAAACGATCCAGACAAACGTGTTTTGGACGCCGCCGGGCAGCCCGTGCCGATTGCGCATCGCCCCCCACGGTGGCAAAAATCTCAGGCAGAAGTGGCTGCTATTATTTTGACGCACATCCGGCGGCGGCGGCAGCGCACGATCATTTCGGCGCTTGGCCGGTTGATAGTACTCGTGCATACCTACCTACCCCGGTTAGGTGACTGGATTGTGCTGACTACCACCCGCCGCCTACGGCATTTCTACGAATAA
- a CDS encoding NAD-dependent epimerase/dehydratase family protein, with protein MLPKVLVTGAGGFLGRHLVQELLQRGYSVRALIRENWFPLPTALLPLDMLPVEVWEGDITQPATVAGAAQGCSAIIHAAALAQVNPARNPAVWATNLAGTENMLRIARQAGVERLVYVGTANVFGFGTKQRPGNETRPYAGRRYGLDYMDSKQAATSLLLRAVRQEQLPAVLVHPTFMLGPGDVKPTSNALLLELYQGRLPGYPAGGKNYVHVRDVAVATINALTQGRIGESYILGNQNLTYREAFTLMADLMGVRPPRWPLPPALAHLYGSLCDLKTQLTGRPAQVNAAMVAVANDGHYFTAQKARDELALPQTDLSEGILEAFNWFKAHQYA; from the coding sequence ATGCTGCCCAAAGTACTCGTGACTGGTGCCGGCGGGTTTCTGGGCCGCCACCTCGTGCAGGAATTGTTGCAACGAGGCTATTCAGTGCGCGCGCTGATTCGGGAAAACTGGTTTCCGCTTCCTACTGCGCTGCTGCCCTTGGACATGCTACCGGTAGAGGTCTGGGAGGGCGACATCACGCAGCCGGCCACGGTAGCAGGCGCGGCCCAAGGGTGCAGCGCCATCATCCACGCGGCGGCGCTGGCCCAAGTGAATCCGGCTCGTAACCCGGCCGTTTGGGCCACCAACCTCGCTGGCACCGAAAACATGCTACGGATAGCCCGCCAGGCCGGGGTGGAGCGGCTGGTGTACGTAGGTACCGCCAACGTATTTGGCTTCGGCACCAAACAGCGACCCGGCAACGAAACCCGGCCCTACGCCGGCCGCCGCTACGGCCTAGATTACATGGACAGCAAGCAGGCCGCCACTTCTCTCCTGCTGCGGGCTGTACGGCAAGAGCAACTCCCAGCGGTACTGGTTCACCCAACTTTTATGCTGGGGCCCGGTGATGTTAAGCCTACCTCCAACGCCCTGCTGCTGGAACTGTACCAGGGGCGGCTACCGGGCTACCCGGCGGGCGGCAAAAACTACGTGCATGTGCGGGATGTGGCCGTGGCTACCATAAATGCGCTTACGCAGGGGCGTATCGGGGAGTCTTATATTCTAGGCAACCAAAACCTCACCTACCGCGAAGCCTTCACTCTGATGGCTGACCTAATGGGCGTACGGCCGCCGCGCTGGCCGCTCCCCCCCGCCCTGGCCCACCTCTACGGCAGTCTGTGTGACCTTAAAACCCAACTAACCGGCCGGCCGGCCCAAGTCAACGCCGCTATGGTGGCCGTTGCCAACGACGGGCATTATTTCACGGCCCAAAAAGCCCGCGACGAGTTGGCCCTGCCCCAAACTGACCTATCAGAAGGAATTCTGGAAGCCTTCAACTGGTTTAAAGCCCATCAGTATGCGTGA
- a CDS encoding TIGR04283 family arsenosugar biosynthesis glycosyltransferase, whose protein sequence is MMLSVIIPTYNEAASIGSLVRQLQQHAPAHTIEVLVVDANSPDGTAAAAQQAGATVLRSPSPGRATQMNYGAQHASGQILYFVHADVGIHPDYVRTIQEAVASGYEAGCYRFRFNSRHPLLRLNSYGTRFRGIMSRGGDQTLFVTRQLFERLGGFDEHYCIMEDFDIIQRIRRQARFLIVPQDVVVSARKYETNSWLRVQLANLTAFSLFFLKVAPSRIARTYKAMLNYR, encoded by the coding sequence ATGATGCTGAGTGTAATTATCCCTACCTACAACGAAGCCGCCAGCATTGGCAGCTTAGTGCGGCAACTACAGCAACATGCCCCGGCGCACACCATAGAAGTGCTGGTGGTAGATGCCAACAGCCCCGACGGCACGGCAGCAGCGGCGCAGCAAGCCGGCGCTACCGTGCTCCGCTCCCCTAGCCCTGGCCGGGCCACTCAAATGAACTACGGCGCCCAACACGCTTCGGGCCAGATTCTGTATTTCGTGCACGCCGACGTAGGTATTCACCCAGACTACGTACGCACCATTCAGGAAGCCGTAGCCAGCGGCTATGAGGCGGGCTGCTACCGCTTCCGGTTCAACTCGCGACATCCGCTGCTGCGCCTCAACAGCTACGGCACGCGCTTCCGAGGCATCATGAGCCGCGGCGGCGACCAAACCTTGTTCGTTACCCGCCAGTTGTTCGAGCGCCTGGGCGGCTTCGACGAGCACTACTGCATCATGGAGGATTTCGATATCATTCAGCGCATCCGGCGGCAGGCTCGCTTCCTGATTGTGCCGCAAGATGTGGTGGTATCAGCGCGTAAGTACGAAACCAATAGCTGGCTGCGAGTACAGTTGGCCAATCTGACGGCTTTCTCGCTGTTTTTTCTGAAGGTAGCTCCCTCCCGCATTGCCCGCACTTACAAAGCCATGCTCAACTACCGCTGA
- a CDS encoding DUF547 domain-containing protein — MNLPSYPFAFGGRVVVAAALLASSVCASSTTLLAAPAVVAPVAAGIDHSAYDKLLKKYVNEKGLVNYKGWKTEQAAFNQYLQLLSKNAPTNSWSKAEQMAYWINAYNAYTIRLILDHYPLQSIKDIGTKIQIPFVTTPWASKFFTIGGKKMSLDNIEHGILRKDYNDPRIHFALVCASISCPRLRNEAYIATKLESQLQDQGRDFLNNPTKNKPGKTSAQLSKYFDWYKGDWTSNGQTVVGWVNKYATTKLDNGAKISYLDYNWQLNEQ, encoded by the coding sequence ATGAACCTGCCTAGTTATCCTTTTGCTTTTGGAGGCCGCGTTGTGGTGGCCGCTGCTTTGCTGGCCAGTAGTGTGTGCGCCAGCTCCACCACGTTGTTGGCGGCTCCTGCGGTAGTGGCGCCCGTAGCGGCCGGAATAGACCACAGCGCTTACGACAAGCTGCTTAAGAAGTACGTCAACGAAAAGGGGCTCGTCAATTATAAAGGCTGGAAAACCGAGCAGGCGGCCTTCAACCAGTACCTGCAGCTGCTAAGCAAGAATGCGCCTACCAACAGCTGGAGTAAAGCCGAGCAGATGGCATACTGGATCAACGCCTATAACGCCTACACCATCCGCCTGATTCTGGACCACTACCCGCTGCAAAGCATCAAGGACATTGGCACCAAAATCCAGATTCCCTTCGTCACCACTCCCTGGGCGTCCAAGTTCTTCACCATTGGAGGCAAGAAAATGAGCCTGGATAACATCGAGCACGGAATACTGCGCAAAGACTACAACGACCCGCGCATCCACTTTGCGTTGGTGTGCGCCTCCATCAGTTGCCCGCGCCTGCGCAACGAGGCCTATATAGCCACCAAGCTGGAAAGCCAACTACAAGACCAAGGCCGCGACTTTCTTAACAACCCAACCAAAAACAAGCCCGGTAAAACCAGCGCCCAGCTTTCCAAGTACTTTGACTGGTACAAGGGAGACTGGACCAGCAACGGTCAAACTGTAGTGGGCTGGGTGAATAAGTACGCGACGACCAAGCTCGACAACGGCGCCAAAATCAGCTACCTCGACTACAACTGGCAGCTCAATGAACAGTAG
- a CDS encoding DUF6134 family protein, with translation MASVLGFSTDAVGQATATPAKEVRRYTIEVAGVRVGTMTATRQATAGGAEVVSSLVSDVQVNFLVYHLKIYYHVVNRSRHGQLLLSTVEAHTNQGNFASRAEWKGDHYTIVADQYKHHYRATEKQPITYTVTDQFFGEPAGRSKAYAEYFGDFFSVSQQAPARYRAVRDGREDEYRYVNGQLVTIIKKNPLKNFIIQLQP, from the coding sequence GTGGCAAGTGTTCTGGGTTTCTCGACTGACGCGGTTGGGCAAGCCACAGCAACCCCAGCCAAAGAAGTCCGGCGCTATACCATAGAAGTGGCAGGCGTGCGAGTGGGGACTATGACGGCCACGCGCCAGGCTACGGCGGGCGGGGCCGAGGTGGTATCTAGCCTGGTGAGCGACGTTCAAGTGAACTTTCTGGTTTACCACCTCAAGATCTACTACCACGTAGTCAACCGCTCCCGCCACGGCCAGCTCCTGCTTTCCACCGTCGAGGCGCACACCAACCAAGGCAACTTCGCTTCCCGCGCCGAATGGAAGGGCGACCATTATACTATTGTGGCCGACCAGTACAAGCATCACTACCGCGCCACGGAAAAGCAGCCTATCACCTACACCGTCACCGACCAGTTCTTTGGGGAGCCCGCGGGCCGCAGCAAGGCGTACGCGGAATATTTCGGAGATTTTTTCAGCGTAAGCCAACAGGCTCCTGCCCGCTACCGAGCCGTGCGCGACGGCCGCGAAGACGAATACCGGTACGTCAACGGCCAGTTGGTAACCATCATCAAGAAGAATCCCCTGAAAAATTTCATCATTCAATTGCAGCCCTGA
- a CDS encoding ArsO family NAD(P)H-dependent flavin-containing monooxygenase, with amino-acid sequence MADQTIDVLVIGAGQSGLAVGYYLRRTGLSFVLLDDQLEPGGAWPCAWDSLQLFSPAEANSLPGWLMPRPEDNGFPPRDAVTEYLTQYEHRYALPVQRPVRVTHVQAASTGFVVLTDHGTWHARAVVCATGSWRNPYVPSYPGQADFGGMQVHSSGYRNALPFAGKRVLVVGGANSGAQILAEVSRVARTRWVTEQEPRFLPDEVDGRVLFAQATQRYHAQQGTTKAPPPPSLGDVVMVDSVKEARRRGVLSSVRPFSRFIATGVVWPDGQEEDVDAVVWCTGFRPALAFLAGLGVVQADGRVATTNTRATALPGLWLVGYGNWTGFASATLIGVGRTARATAEEIRTWLLAPPDAAAQRPLVG; translated from the coding sequence GTGGCAGACCAAACCATAGATGTGTTAGTTATTGGAGCCGGCCAGAGCGGCTTGGCGGTAGGCTACTACCTGCGCCGAACGGGCCTCTCCTTTGTGCTACTAGACGACCAGCTGGAACCCGGCGGAGCGTGGCCATGTGCCTGGGACTCGCTGCAACTGTTTTCGCCGGCCGAAGCCAACTCCCTACCCGGCTGGCTGATGCCCCGCCCGGAAGACAATGGGTTTCCGCCGCGCGATGCCGTCACGGAGTACTTAACACAATACGAGCACCGCTACGCCCTGCCGGTGCAGCGTCCGGTGCGGGTAACGCACGTGCAAGCGGCCAGCACCGGGTTTGTCGTGCTCACCGACCACGGGACGTGGCACGCACGGGCGGTGGTGTGTGCTACCGGCAGCTGGCGCAATCCGTACGTGCCCTCCTACCCCGGTCAAGCGGACTTTGGGGGGATGCAGGTGCACTCGTCTGGCTACCGCAATGCGCTACCCTTTGCCGGCAAGCGAGTGCTGGTAGTCGGGGGTGCCAATTCTGGGGCTCAGATACTGGCAGAAGTCTCGCGGGTGGCGCGCACGCGGTGGGTTACCGAGCAAGAGCCCCGGTTTCTGCCCGACGAAGTGGACGGCCGGGTGCTATTCGCTCAAGCCACGCAGCGCTACCACGCCCAGCAGGGCACCACCAAAGCGCCGCCCCCACCTTCCCTAGGCGACGTAGTGATGGTCGATTCGGTGAAAGAGGCCCGCCGCCGGGGAGTGCTTAGTAGTGTACGTCCTTTCAGCCGGTTCATTGCTACCGGCGTAGTGTGGCCCGATGGGCAGGAAGAAGACGTGGACGCCGTTGTTTGGTGTACTGGCTTTCGCCCGGCGCTGGCGTTTCTGGCGGGGTTGGGCGTGGTGCAGGCCGATGGCCGCGTGGCCACCACCAACACGCGGGCCACGGCGCTGCCTGGGCTATGGCTGGTAGGATACGGCAACTGGACCGGCTTTGCCTCCGCCACACTTATCGGAGTAGGCCGAACGGCCCGCGCCACAGCCGAAGAAATCCGGACGTGGCTGCTCGCTCCACCAGACGCAGCAGCACAGCGGCCACTTGTGGGCTAG
- a CDS encoding LLM class flavin-dependent oxidoreductase has protein sequence MPLSSPITSVAIRTPQRVAEISWFDDLCGGDTQYLSVLDGAYRSSWAHCRDIVLASERLGYSNILLPTSYTVGQDVMTFAAGIAPQTSRINLLTAIRTGEIHPPMLARALASLDHMLEGRLTINIINSDLPGLREAPEMRYQRCAETIDILRQAWTQERIVHKGEIYQFDMASDPAKPYQQNGGPLLYFGGTSEGARQVCAEYCDMFLMWPETEEMLYETMQDLSARAARHGRQIDFGLRIHVVVRETEDEARAYARKLMSKFDPVKGAEIKSRAQDSWSLGVHRQNQLREHADNEGFVEPLLWTDIGKARSGAGGALVGTPDQIVEKINRYMDMGFRAFIFSGYPLLNEADYFARYVLPRLPNVSMPEFQGRRPATTPVTPLTTAPLR, from the coding sequence ATGCCGCTTTCCTCCCCTATCACTTCCGTTGCCATTCGCACCCCCCAGCGCGTAGCTGAAATATCTTGGTTTGACGACCTATGCGGTGGCGACACGCAATATTTGAGCGTATTGGATGGCGCTTACCGTAGCTCCTGGGCTCACTGCCGCGACATAGTGCTTGCCTCAGAGCGCCTCGGCTACTCCAATATTCTGCTGCCCACTTCCTACACGGTGGGGCAAGACGTCATGACCTTTGCAGCCGGCATTGCCCCCCAAACGTCGCGCATCAACTTGCTTACGGCCATTCGGACCGGAGAAATTCATCCGCCTATGTTGGCCCGCGCGTTAGCATCGCTCGACCATATGCTGGAAGGACGGCTGACCATCAACATCATCAACTCCGACCTACCTGGTTTGCGGGAGGCGCCGGAGATGCGTTATCAGCGTTGCGCCGAAACCATTGACATCCTGCGGCAAGCCTGGACCCAGGAGCGCATTGTGCACAAAGGAGAAATCTATCAGTTTGATATGGCTTCTGATCCGGCCAAACCATATCAGCAAAACGGCGGCCCGTTGCTGTATTTCGGGGGTACCTCGGAAGGAGCCCGCCAAGTGTGCGCCGAATACTGCGACATGTTCTTGATGTGGCCGGAAACCGAGGAAATGCTCTATGAAACCATGCAGGATCTGAGCGCCCGCGCCGCCCGCCACGGCCGGCAAATTGACTTCGGCCTTCGCATCCACGTGGTGGTGCGTGAAACCGAGGACGAAGCCCGGGCTTATGCCCGCAAGCTGATGTCGAAATTTGACCCGGTGAAAGGCGCCGAAATCAAGAGCCGGGCGCAGGATTCGTGGTCGTTGGGGGTACACCGCCAAAACCAACTGCGCGAACACGCCGACAACGAAGGCTTCGTGGAGCCCCTGCTCTGGACCGATATCGGCAAGGCCCGTTCCGGAGCCGGCGGCGCCCTAGTAGGCACTCCCGACCAGATTGTGGAGAAAATCAACCGCTACATGGACATGGGCTTCCGCGCGTTCATCTTCTCGGGCTACCCCCTATTAAACGAGGCCGACTATTTCGCCCGGTACGTGCTGCCCCGGCTGCCTAATGTGTCGATGCCCGAGTTTCAAGGCCGCCGCCCCGCCACTACCCCCGTCACCCCGCTCACTACGGCGCCGCTGCGGTAA
- a CDS encoding APC family permease: MTPLPPATARPDLIRGIRRWDFVALIINITIGAGILGLPSKIYALVGAYSLVAYAVSAGIVTLIILCFAEVSSRFSGTGGPYLYARETYGPLVGFEVGWMLWISRLASFAALCNLFVDYAAYFWPGAGVGSGRVVLMAALVAVLTLVNLIGVRTASLLNNLFTVSKVLVLLLFTVVGLFFVDWQAFSFATPPSYTGFSSAVLLLIFTFSGFDVAAIPAGEIENPQRNVPFALFTAIATVALLFLLVQVVCIGTLPGLATAERPLASASQQFLGPAGAAFIAAAAMLTALGTLNALMLTGPRLLFALAEQKQIPAVFGATHPRFRTPYVALLVSAVLKLALAVSGTFIYALTLSTIIRLAYFALTCAALPVLRRRFPTQPAPFQVRGGRLLATLCVGLCVWLLSTSKGTEARDVAVAAVVGLGLYTVTRKRNPILP, from the coding sequence ATGACTCCTTTGCCGCCAGCCACTGCCCGGCCCGACTTGATACGTGGCATCCGCCGCTGGGACTTTGTGGCCCTTATTATCAACATCACCATCGGGGCAGGCATCCTCGGGCTACCCTCGAAAATATACGCCTTAGTGGGAGCCTATAGCCTGGTGGCCTACGCCGTGAGTGCGGGCATCGTCACGCTTATCATTTTGTGCTTTGCCGAAGTAAGCAGCCGTTTCAGCGGTACGGGCGGGCCGTATTTGTACGCCCGCGAGACGTACGGGCCCCTGGTGGGGTTCGAAGTGGGCTGGATGTTGTGGATTTCGCGCCTGGCGAGCTTTGCGGCATTGTGCAACCTGTTTGTGGATTATGCCGCTTACTTCTGGCCAGGCGCCGGCGTCGGCAGCGGGCGGGTCGTGCTGATGGCCGCGCTAGTTGCGGTTCTCACCTTAGTCAACTTGATTGGGGTGCGCACGGCTTCCCTATTAAATAACTTGTTCACGGTCAGCAAGGTGCTGGTGTTATTGCTATTCACGGTCGTGGGGCTGTTCTTCGTGGATTGGCAGGCTTTCTCGTTTGCTACCCCTCCTTCCTACACCGGCTTTTCAAGTGCCGTGCTTCTGCTGATTTTCACTTTTTCCGGTTTCGATGTGGCGGCTATTCCGGCCGGCGAAATCGAGAATCCGCAGCGTAATGTGCCGTTTGCGTTGTTCACGGCCATTGCCACGGTGGCCTTGCTGTTTCTGTTAGTGCAAGTGGTGTGCATCGGAACCCTACCTGGATTGGCCACTGCTGAGCGGCCCCTAGCCAGTGCCAGCCAGCAATTTTTGGGGCCCGCTGGAGCGGCTTTCATTGCAGCCGCAGCTATGCTCACGGCGCTGGGAACCCTGAATGCCCTGATGCTGACCGGACCACGGTTGTTGTTTGCCTTAGCCGAGCAAAAGCAAATTCCGGCTGTTTTTGGGGCTACGCATCCTCGTTTTCGCACGCCTTATGTTGCCTTGCTGGTTTCGGCAGTGCTGAAGCTGGCGTTGGCAGTTTCCGGTACTTTCATCTATGCTCTCACGCTGAGCACCATCATTCGGCTGGCGTACTTCGCCCTTACCTGCGCGGCCCTGCCCGTGTTGCGCCGTCGTTTTCCAACCCAGCCAGCTCCGTTTCAAGTGCGGGGTGGCCGGTTGCTGGCTACGTTGTGCGTCGGCCTGTGCGTGTGGCTGCTGTCCACCAGCAAAGGCACGGAAGCGCGTGACGTTGCGGTGGCCGCCGTGGTGGGGCTGGGTTTGTATACAGTGACTCGCAAGCGGAACCCCATCTTGCCGTAA